TTCCAAGAACCCGCACAACGTGGTCCGGGCCACTTTCTCCGGCCTGCAGAGCCTCCGGCGCGCGGAGGACGTGGCCCGCAAGCGCGGGAAGTCCGTGGAGGAGATCCAGTCATGAGCCCCGTTTCCAAAGACACGAAGACGATCCGCATCCAGTACTACCGCAGCATGATCTGCACGCCGAAGAAACATCGGCTGGTGGTCAAGAGCCTGGGGCTGCGCAAGCTCAACCACGTGGTCGAGCGGGAAGACACGCCGGCCATCCGCGGGATGGTGGCGAAGATTCCGCACCTTGTCAAAATCATCGAATAACGGCGGTGTCACGATGGGAATAGAACTGCACAACCTCAAGAGGGCCCACGGGGCCAATCGCAATCGGAAGCGCGTCGGGCGAGGCCCCGGTTCGGGACACGGCAAGACCGCCTGCCGCGGCAACAAGGGGCAGAAGTCCCGCTCCGGCTACTCGCACAAGATCGGCTTCGAAGGCGGCCAGATGCCCCTCTACCGCCGCTTGCCGAAACGCGGCTTCACCAACATCTTCCGCAAGGAGTTCGCCGTCGTCAACCTGGACGTGCTCAACCGACTCCCCGCGGGGACCGAGGTGACGCCCGAGCTGCTCCGGGCCACCGGCATCGTGAAGAACCTCAAGGACGGCCTCAAGATTCTCGGTGACGGCACCCTGGACAAGAAACTGGTGGTCAAGGCCCACAAGTTCAGCCAGACCGCCCTTGACAAGATCGCCGCGGCGGGCGGAACCACCGAGGTCATCAATGGCTGACCAGGAAAACAGGGCGCTTGCGTCCATCAAGAACATCTTCGCCATCCCCGATCTCCGGAACCGCGTGCTGTTCATGCTGGGCATGCTGGCGGTCTACCGGATCGGGTCGTGGATCCCCACGCCCGGAATCAACGGCGAGGCGCTGCAGGATGCCTTCACCCAGAACGCGGGTGACTCGCTCCTGGGTTTCCTGGATCTGTTTACGGGTGGCAACCTTCGCCGTTTCAGTATTTTCGCCCAGGGCATCATGCCCTACATCACGGCGTCCATCATCCTCCAGTTGATGACCATGGTGTGGCCGTACCTGGAGAAGCTGTCCAAGGAAGGGGAACTGGGCCGGAAGAAGATCACCCAGTACACCCGGTACCTCACCATCGTGCTCAGCGTCTTCCAGTCCATGGCCACGGCCACCTTCCTGCTGCAGAGCCGGATCGGCAACGAGAGCATCGTCATCATCTCGCCGGGGCTCTTCATCTTCCTGACCGTCATCACCCTCACCACGGGGACGGCCTTCCTGATGTGGCTCGGCGAACAGATCACCGACCGCGGCATCGGCAACGGCATCTCCCTCATCATCTTCGCCGGCATCGTCGCCGGGCTGCCGCACTCCCTGGCCTGGTGCTACCACAAGATCACCGAGGGCGGGCTGCTCACGGTGGTGGTCCTGACCGTCGTCATGGTGTTCGTGGTGGGCTTCGTGGTCCTGGTGGAACGCGGACAGCGCCGGATTCCGATCCAGTACGCCAAGCGGGTCGTCGGCCGCAAAATCATGGGCGGCCAGAGCACCTTCCTGCCCCTGCGGGTCAACGCCGGCGGCGTCATCGCCATCATCTTCGCGTCGTCGATCCTGGCCATGCCCCAGACGCTGAAGTTCATGATCAAGACCTCCTGGATGGAGGCCATCGCCCAGCAGATCTCCCACGGCTACCCCCTCTACATCCTGCTCTACGCGCTGGGCATCGTCTTCTTCACCTTCTTCTACGTGGGCATCATCTACAACCCCAACGAGGTCGCCGACAACATCCGCAAGTACGGCGGCTTCGTGCCGGGGATCCGCCCGGGGAAACCCACGGCGGAACTCATCGACAAGATCATGACGCGGCTGACCTTCGCCGCCAGCGTCTACCTGGTCCTGGTGGCGCTGCTGCCGGACTTCCTGATCAGCGGCGTCCAGGTCCGGGCCTTCCCCTGGGTGGGAGACTGGCTCTATGACCACCTGCCGGCCTTCATTTCCCAGGGCCTGGGCGTGAACTTCTACTTCGGCGGCACCTCGTTGCTCATCGTCGTGGGCGTGGCCATGGACACGGTCAACCAGATCGAGTCCCAGCTCATCATGCGCAACTACGACGGTTTCCTGAAGAAGGGCCGCATCCGCGGGCGGCGGGGGTGAAGACCATGCGCCGCGTCCTCATCCTCCTCGGCGCCCCCGGCTGCGGCAAGGGCACGCAGGCCCAGCGGGTCACCGAGCGATACGGGTTCCCCCAGATCTCCACGGGCGACATCCTCCGCGAGGCCGTCCGGAACGGCACGGAGATGGGGCTCCGGGCGAAGGCGAGCATGGACCGGGGTGAACTCGTTCCCGACGCCGTCGTGGTGGGGATCATCCGGGACCGCGTGACCCGGGAGGACTGCGCGAACGGTTTCATCCTCGACGGCTTCCCCCGGACGGTGGGCCAGGCCGACGCCCTGGCCGCCATCCTGAGCCCCGAGGACCGCACCGTCGTCATCCACTTCCGGATCGATGACGAAATCCTGCTGAAACGCTTGACAGGGCGCCGGAATTGCGTAAAATGTAACGCTATTTACAATGTCCACTTCGCCCCCCCGGCGCGCGAAGGGACATGCGATGCCTGCGGGGAGGCTCTCCGGCAGCGGGACGACGACCGGGAGTCGGTCGTGGCCAAGCGGCTGGAAGTGTTCCACGCCAGCACCGCGCCCCTGATCCCCTACTACGAGGCGCGCAAGCTCCTCCTGACGGTGGACGCGTCCCAGGACGTCGACACGGTATTTGAAAACATCCGCCGCACGATCGACTGACCATGATCGTGCGCAACGCCCGGGAAATGGAGAGTGTCCGAGCGGCCTGCCGCGTGACGGCCGAGACCCTGCAACGGGTCCGGGAGCACACGCGGGAAGGGGTGACCACCCGGGAGCTGGACCGGATTGCCGAGGAGTACATCACCCGGCAGCGGTGCCTGCCCGCCTTCAAAGGCTACCGGGGTTACCCTGCGACCCTCTGCACCTCCGTGAACGAGCAGATCGTGCACGGAATC
The Acidobacteriota bacterium genome window above contains:
- the rpmD gene encoding 50S ribosomal protein L30 produces the protein MSPVSKDTKTIRIQYYRSMICTPKKHRLVVKSLGLRKLNHVVEREDTPAIRGMVAKIPHLVKIIE
- the rplO gene encoding 50S ribosomal protein L15, yielding MELHNLKRAHGANRNRKRVGRGPGSGHGKTACRGNKGQKSRSGYSHKIGFEGGQMPLYRRLPKRGFTNIFRKEFAVVNLDVLNRLPAGTEVTPELLRATGIVKNLKDGLKILGDGTLDKKLVVKAHKFSQTALDKIAAAGGTTEVING
- the secY gene encoding preprotein translocase subunit SecY, translated to MADQENRALASIKNIFAIPDLRNRVLFMLGMLAVYRIGSWIPTPGINGEALQDAFTQNAGDSLLGFLDLFTGGNLRRFSIFAQGIMPYITASIILQLMTMVWPYLEKLSKEGELGRKKITQYTRYLTIVLSVFQSMATATFLLQSRIGNESIVIISPGLFIFLTVITLTTGTAFLMWLGEQITDRGIGNGISLIIFAGIVAGLPHSLAWCYHKITEGGLLTVVVLTVVMVFVVGFVVLVERGQRRIPIQYAKRVVGRKIMGGQSTFLPLRVNAGGVIAIIFASSILAMPQTLKFMIKTSWMEAIAQQISHGYPLYILLYALGIVFFTFFYVGIIYNPNEVADNIRKYGGFVPGIRPGKPTAELIDKIMTRLTFAASVYLVLVALLPDFLISGVQVRAFPWVGDWLYDHLPAFISQGLGVNFYFGGTSLLIVVGVAMDTVNQIESQLIMRNYDGFLKKGRIRGRRG
- a CDS encoding adenylate kinase, with amino-acid sequence MRRVLILLGAPGCGKGTQAQRVTERYGFPQISTGDILREAVRNGTEMGLRAKASMDRGELVPDAVVVGIIRDRVTREDCANGFILDGFPRTVGQADALAAILSPEDRTVVIHFRIDDEILLKRLTGRRNCVKCNAIYNVHFAPPAREGTCDACGEALRQRDDDRESVVAKRLEVFHASTAPLIPYYEARKLLLTVDASQDVDTVFENIRRTID